The DNA sequence GGATGGAAAGATCCAGCGCCACGGAGGCATCGCCCCAGGCGATCTGTTCCAGCACCGTGACGTAGGTGCGCGCATCCAGCCCCAACCCCCCGAAGGCGTCGGGCACTCTCAGTCCCAGGAAGCCCAGCTCGGCCAGCTTGCCGTGCAGGTCCGCATCATAGGCGCGCTCGGCGTCCCAGCGCGCGGAGTGGGGTCTCAACTCACCGGCGGCGAATTCCCGGGCCAGGGCGCGTAGCTCCAACTGCTCCGTCGAGAGCATCATCTACGCGTCGTACCGGTAGAAGCCGCGCCCCGCCTTGCGCCCCAACCATCCGGCCGCCACGTACTTCCTGAGCAGCGGGCAGGGGCGATAGCGATCATCCCCGAGGCCGCTGTGCAGGACCTCGAGGATGTTGAGGCAGGTGTCGAGTCCGATGAGGTCCGCGAGCGCGAGCGGACCCATCGGGTGGTTCATTCCCAGCTTCATGACCGTGTCGATGGCCTCGGCCTCCCCCACCCCTTCCATCAGACAGAAGATCGCCTCGTTGATCATGGGCATAAGGACGCGATTGGAGACGAAGCCCGGGTAATCGTTGACCTCCACCGGCTCCTTCCCCATCTCGCGCGAGAGCTCGAAGACCGCTGCGGTGGTCTCGTCCGAGGTGGCCAGCCCGCGGATGACCTCGACCAGCTTCATGACCGGCACCGGGTTCATGAAGTGCATCCCGATCACTGCTTCGGGGCGTCGGGTGCGGGCGGCGATCTGCGTGATGGAGATGGAGGACGTGTTGCTGGCGAGGATCGCCCCCGCCGGAGCGGCCTCGTCGATCACGGCGAAGATCTGGTTCTTCAGATCGGCGCGTTCCGGTGCCGCCTCGATGACGATGTCGGCCGCGCCCGCCGCCGCCGCCAGATCGGTGTCCGTTCCGATGCGGGCCAGCACGGCGGATCGGTCGTCAGCGCTGAGCAGGTCCTTCTTCACCTGTCGGTCGAGGTTTCGTTCGATGGTGGCCAGGCCGCTGGCCAGCGCCTTCTCATTCACGTCCACCAGGCGCACCTGCCGGCCCGAGAGGGCGGCCACATGGGCAATCCCGTTCCCCATGGTGCCAGCGCCGACCACCGTAACGCGTTCGAGCTTCATTCCTCTTCCGTCCGTGAGAGCCGTCCGGGAACAGCCTGCCTAGTACTCCGACCCCTCCGACGAGTGCCGCATCCGCAGCCGCGGTAGAGGACCGCGCATCAGTGTCGCCGGGGCTGGTGAAAGCCGCCCCGTGCGAGCCAGCCAAACCGTCGCTGCACAGAGCACGATCAGGGCCGCCAGGCCTCCCTCCGGGCCGAAGGCACCCCCGCCCCACCACGTGGGACCGCGCGGCGCGGCCACCAGGTAAGGGGCATCCACCAGATCGAGGCCGCTGACGGGCAGGTCCGCCCAG is a window from the Gemmatimonadota bacterium genome containing:
- a CDS encoding 3-hydroxybutyryl-CoA dehydrogenase, whose product is MKLERVTVVGAGTMGNGIAHVAALSGRQVRLVDVNEKALASGLATIERNLDRQVKKDLLSADDRSAVLARIGTDTDLAAAAGAADIVIEAAPERADLKNQIFAVIDEAAPAGAILASNTSSISITQIAARTRRPEAVIGMHFMNPVPVMKLVEVIRGLATSDETTAAVFELSREMGKEPVEVNDYPGFVSNRVLMPMINEAIFCLMEGVGEAEAIDTVMKLGMNHPMGPLALADLIGLDTCLNILEVLHSGLGDDRYRPCPLLRKYVAAGWLGRKAGRGFYRYDA